The segment CTTTTGTGTTGGCGGAGACGGATTTGAGCAGGACCTCAGAGTCCTCTTTCCATTCCCCTGCCTCTGGTATCTTTCTTACActtctctctttccatctctcccTTTTAACTTCAGCTGGGAAGTCCTTCCTTCAGTCTACCCTCCACCCCTCTGGGGGCAGATGCCTAAGTTCCTCCCTCTTCCGTCTCAGCGTATCTCATCACCCCTTCTGCTGGCTATGCTCTAGTTCGTACAAACTAGTTCATCTAGTTCGGATGAAGCTGTTTGGGGGAAGACAACATTCGTTTGGAGATGACCCTAGGTCAACCAGACTGCAGGGGCTATGTGGCGCTCCGGAACTACAACTCCCAGCATGCTCCGGTGGCCGGAAGCCCCGCCCGCCGTGACCCGATGCATTGTGGAGGATGAGTCAGGGACGGGAAACTAGACTTTGGCAGGCGCGCGACAGCTCTAGGTCAGCTTTTAGGGCACCGGAGACCGAAGCGGTTCAGAGATGCGGGCAGCGAGAATGGCTCCGAGCATGGGGCGGCAGCTGCTGAGGCTGCGGGGCGGAAGGTATGTGTGTGACAGAGGGGAGGGGGACAGGAAGCCCAGGCACTGAGCCAGGACTGAACACCTACTCCCCACAGCTCGTGGTCCAGTGCGCTCTTGGGGCAGCCCCGGCCCGGCCCTGCCCGACGACCCTATGCCAGTGGGGTCGCCCAGGTAAGTGACAGCGACCTTTAAGGGATGTGAGAGCCGGAGTCCGCTTCGGCTCCCACCTCCCCGCCGCCGGCAGGGGTCTCCCTCTTGGTCTCTCCTAGTCACCTGCCAGTCGCCTGGCGCCCAAAGTAGGGGAAAGGGCAAACCAGGGTGCCCTGAGGATTAAACTAGGGGAAAGGTGTCGGATGCGCCCTCCCCTCTTCCGCTTTGCTCTTTTTGGCACTTCGGAATCCCTTTCCCCGGCCTCCTTAACCATCCCTTTCCCCAGGCGGCTGTGGACCAGTCTGATTCCCAGCCTTCTGAGGCTTCCACCAGGGAAAAACGGGCCAACTCGGTACGTGGCTCCAAGCTGTGGAGGATCTAAACCGGGGGCAGACCCACCCCACACTGTTCCCTGAcacccctttccttctccctgcGCAGGTATCTAAGTCCTTTGCTGTGGGGATGTTCAAGGGCCAGCTCACCACGGATCAGGTGTTTCCATACCCGTCTGGTAAGGAAATGAGTAGGCAGAGCCGGGCGGGTATGGGCAGCTTCCCCTGACCACCTGGCCTGACCTGCCCTGCCTTTTCACAACTCCCACTCCCGCAGTGCTCAACGAGGACCAAACACAGTTTCTCAAAGAGCTGGTGGGGCCCGTGACCCGATTCTTTGAGGTGAGCAATGCCAGCCTGAGGAATAGAGGGCGTGGTTCCCGATGGAGAGAGGTTAAGGAGCCTGGAGGTGAGATCCTGTGCCTTCCCTAGGAGGTGAACGATGCTGCCAAGAATGACATGCTGGAAAGAGTGGAGGAGACCACCATGCAAGGGCTCAAGGAGTTGGGGGCCTTTGGTCTGCAAGTACCCAATGAACTGGGTGGCGTGGGCCTCTGCAACACCCAGGTGAGGGAGTCCCCACAGTCAACTCCTGCGTCCCAGTCTTCTACTTTCTTGCCCCTGGGGCAAAGGTCTCTGCCATGAGCTGCCCTGGGGGCCTGTGGGATGTTTCTTAACACGAAACTACTTGCAGTTCCCAAGGGTCACGGACCTCACCCAGGTTCCCAAGTCCTAATGGATCTCGAATGTGGGGATTGCCTGAGGATATGGTAGGGTACTTGCCTCCCACCAAGACCTAGAACAGACCCGCCAGTGTCCTCTGCCATTGGCCCACTTGCTCTGTCTACTCACTTTGCAGGGACACCCAAGTTGGGTTCTTTCCTGCTGCCCATACTTCCCTGTTAAGAGCGGGTCCCCATTTAGCCAATTACAGCCCCTAATGCCTGTTTCCCCTCCAGTATGCCCGATTGGTGGAGATCGTGGGCATGTATGACCTTGGTGTGGGCATCGTCCTGGGGGCCCATCAGAGCATCGGTTTCAAAGGCATCCTGCTCTTCGGCACAAAggcccagaaagaaaaatacctccCCAAACTGGCATCTGGTGAGGCAGCCCTAGAAGAGCCAGAGATCGGGGCTTGGCAGATCAGGCCGGCTGTACTTAGATCACTGCATAGCTGGGTGTGTTGGCTAGGGTAGGGGGGTCGGGGAGATTCTGGGAAAAGACATTCAGAATTCACTGAATATTGCCAGAGGCCTTAAAGGGGGATGGTTGTGCTCCAGGGGTGGGTGGTGGCACCAAAGTGCCTTCCGTGCCCATCGGAACACAGGGTAAAGGAGCGCCCTCTCCAACAGGGGAGACTATAGCTGCTTTCTGTCTAACGGAGCCCTCCAGTGGATCAGATGCAGCGTCCATCCGATCCTCAGCTGTGCCCAGCCCCTGTGGAAAATACTATACCCTCAACGGAAGCAAGATTTGGATCAGGCActcttccatttctctctcctctccacctTCTGCCCAATCCAGGCCCCACTGCTCCATCCTCCATGCCCTGACCGCCTCTCGTTTTTCCACAGTAACGGGGGCCTGGCAGACATCTTTACAGTCTTTGCCAAGACACCAGTTACAGACACAGCCACGGGCGCTGTGAAGGAGAAGATCACAGCTTTTGTGGTGGAGAGGAGCTTTGGCGGCGTCACCCAGTGAGTGGGCTGGGGTGGAAGAGGGGGAGCCAGGGAAGCGGTGATACCGAGTTCCAGGGCAGATGGCTGCCATAGGTCACCCTGGGGATGTGTGCAAAACCCAGAGCATCTGGATAGCATGTTCCCTCTGGGCCTAGCATGTAGGAAACTGATTTCAAGTTTGGCTCCACGAACCATTGAGCCCAGAGCACAGCAGCAGGATAACGCCAGGCCTCCTCAGCCCTCTGGGTATGCAGGGGAATGCTGCCTGTACCTCTTTCGGGCTGGCTCATAAGGAATGAGGGACTAATTCCCCCCACCCCAATGGCAATTTCTCCATCCTGTCACAGTGGGCCCCCTGAGAAGAAGATGGGCATCAAAGCCTCAAACACAGCAGAGGTGTACTTTGACGGAGTACGGGTGCCAGCAGAGAACGtactgggggaggtggggggcggctTCAAGGTCGCCATGCATATTCTCAACAATGGAAGGTTTGGCATGGCTGCAGCCCTGGCAGGCACCATGAAAGGCATCATTGCTAAGGCGGTGAGTACCCTGCCTGTCCCAGGCCAGCCTGAATCTAAGCCTAAGTCATACTGTCTCCCTTTCCATGTGTCCCTGTCCCCTGCAGGCCCTCCCTCCACAAGagacccctccccaccagcagatcACTTAGGTCTCCATCCATCCTGGACTGACACTTGACTGTGGCCAAAGCCCATCCCTCCCAGTGCAGCCCAGCCCCCCTCCCAGAAAGAGGAAACTAGAGAACCATCGTGGGACACGTGTCCTCTTCCAGGTGGATCATGCTGCTAACCGTACCCAGTTTGGAGAGAAAATTCACAACTTTGGGCTGATCCAGGAGAAGCTGGCCCGGATGGCTATGCTGCAGTATGTGACTGAGGTGAGGGCCGCCCCCTTGTCCCCAGAGCCCTTCTTCCCAGATGGGTCAGACTACAACCCCCAGCAGCACCTGGGGCAGTGGGTCTCCAGCTTTACACCAATGCCCTAGGGGATGCGGGGAGGCATAGCCAGTTCAGCTTCCGCAGGATGGGGAGAGCCATGCTGTTCCACCGAGGTGCTTCCAGAGGTCCCTGAAGTGCAGTCTATCCCACCCCGCCCTCATCACTTCATCCCTTCCAAGAAGTCAAATGCCTGCAAGCCCCTGATGAACTGACCGGGGGACCAAATGCTCGGACATGCCTAAGCCatggcattggaaggtgaagagAAGGGCCAAAGGCCAAGGCAGACCTGGTCTTGTAAGATCTGGATGACCAGATCAAGTCTGATGCagcttttttccatttcacttCCTATGTCCCAACCTCAGTCCATGGCATACATGGTGAGTGCCAACATGGACCAGGGATCCACGGACTTCCAGATAGAGGCCGCCATCAGCAAAATCTTTGGCTCGGTGAGGTCCCAGGCCTGTGGGCAGGGAGAGCCAGGTTTGGGAGCCTGGCTCCAAAAGCAATCTGGGGTGTTTCTGTTCCTAGGAGGCAGCCTGGAAAGTGACAGATGAGTGCATCCAAATCATGGGGGGCATGGGCTTCATGAAGGTACAGACGCTTCTCTGCCGGGGTGGCTGCAGGGCCAGGAGGAGGCAGGCGCATCCCGGCGGGGACACGTGATCTGTCTTCTCCTGCGGTAGGAGCCTGGGGTAGAGCGTGTGCTCCGAGATCTTCGCATCTTCCGGATCTTTGAGGGGACAAATGACATTCTCCGGCTGTTTGTGGCTCTGCAGGGCTGCATGGTAAGAGGGAGGAGAATCAGGGGGAGTTGGTGGGGAGGACGGTGAGAGTCCTGActctggggctctcctcccccacAGGACAAAGGAAAGGAACTCTCTGGGCTTGGCAATGCTCTAAAGAACCCTTTTGGGAATGCCGGCCTCCTGCTAGGAGAGGCAAGCAAACAGCTGAGGCGGTAAGCTTAAAAACCAGGGTGTGGTGGGGCGGGGCGGTGCATGGCAACTAACCAGTCACCCTCTGGCTTCCTCTTAAggcgggcagggctgggcagTGGCCTGAGTCTCAGCGGCATCGTCCACCAGGAACTGAGTCGGAGTGGTGAGCTGGTACGTAAGCAGTCAAGGTGGAGGGGCAGCCTGCATCAGAAGCTGAGGGGCCAGGACCGGGCCTCATCTCACCCCGGGCACCATCCCATCTCCTCAGGCAGTGCGGGCTCTGGAGCAGTTTGCCACCGTGGTGGAGGCCAAGCTGATAAAGCACAAGAAGGATATCATCAGTGAGTGAGCACGACCTCATTCCCACCCCcactttccttctccctccccctaACCCACTCACTGCCCCCCCTGCCAATCCATCTACCTGGCAGATGAACAGTTTCTGCTGCAGCGTCTGGCAGACAGTGCCATTGACCTCTACGCCATGGTGGTGGTTCTGTCCAGGTGAGGAGGCAGTAGGGGAGACCTGAGtcgcagtggtggtggtggggggaggtccCTGGGCGAGGGTAACAGCCCAGATGTGTTTTTCTCCTGCTTCCCACTAGGGCCTCAAGATCCCTGAGTGAAGGCCACCCCACAGCCCAGCATGAGAAAATGCTCTGTGACAGCTGGTGTATCGAGGTGAGATCCAGAGTTACTAAGTACAGGGGGCTGGAGGGGATCAAGGGACAGGTCTGaaccccctccttccccctccctccccaggctgcAGCCCGGATCCGAGAGAACATGGCTGCTCTGCAGTCTGACCCCCAGCAGCAGGAGCTCTTCCGTAACTTCAAAAGCATCTCCAAGGCCCTGGTGGAGCGGGGCGGCGTGGTCACCAGCAATCCCCTTGGTTTCTGAGTACTCTCAATTACAGCCTGGCCCAAAATGTGCCTTTTCTCAAGCCAAAGCCCAGACCCCTTTCCTGCCCATCCTGGTTCTACCTTGAAGGGGGCCCCAGCCCATGACTGTGCCTGCTCTCAGAGGGAGCACTTACTGCCTCACAAATAAAGTTTCCAACAAGTCACACTCTGCAACTGTATCTCTGTCCTTTCCCTtgctgcctgcctccctcccaaaGAAAGGAGCCAGAGGCGCAGGGAGTTTGCCCCTATTGCTTTATTTAGTGTTTATACAGGTGACTAAAATAAATAGAGTAACAAAAGCAGCTACACGGCCCCCAATACCAACTACCCCAGCTTCCTTTGACGGCTGTCTAGGGGAACCAACCCCCTTCCACGTCCCAGGGTACCAATGACTACCCTCCCACCCTGCTCAGGACAGAGCTGACTGGGCGAATGGATAAGGAGGTCACATTTAGGGGTTAGAAGGAGGGGGCCCAGGAGACAAGGATTcttcatataaaagaaaaattatctacTAAAAAAATAGTCCCCAAAATGTAAGAAAATCTATTTTAACCCCCCAAAAGGCttataaaaaaacaataaagctaAAAATAACCAAAGGTCCCTTGTTGAACCCCAAAGAAAAGGGGAGGAACCAGGCACTGCTGGAAAGTCACAGTGGCAACAACCTCAcagcagacagcagcccacaTGACAGGCTGAGTCCAAGCACCAGAGGAGTGATGAGCACATGACTGACAAGACATCCAATCACAGGACAGGAGCACCAAACACTGACAGCCGATCCAACGTGGCCCCACCATGGGCTCTACATGACATCCACAAAGAACTCACTGGGGTTGCCCATGGCCATGTGGAAGCTTTGGCGGCTGGCGGTCAACTCTGGGGGCACAGACCCCAGGTCTCGGACTGGAGGGGCCCCTGGAGGCTGCACTGCTGGAGggacagggggtgggggtggcggcaTCATGACCACCATCATGGGGTTGTAAGGGAGGGCCATACCAGGAGGTGGGCCATAGGGATGCAGCCCTGGGTGGGCTCGGAGATTGGGAGCACCCCCTGATGAGCCCCTGCATGGGGGAGGGCCCCCATCACCAGTCCCACCAGGTTCCCCACCCCGCCGAAGGCTGCCGCCCCGGCTGGAAGGCTCAGACTCACTGCCACTGCCGGACTTGGATTCAGGGGCCCGATCCTCAGGCCTCCCCGTGCGCCCCGCCCCCCCATCGCTTCGTGTCGACCCACTGCTCCGGCttcctgtggggagagaggggataGGAGCAACTGAGCCACAGACCAGGTTCTTCGGCCTCCCCAGTTCCTgctccagcctctgctccttgGCTTTGCCTTGGCCCCCACATCCAGACCCAGCTATGTGGGGATTTGTCGGCAACTTACCCTCACTGTGCTGGCTGCTGGCACTGCCTCCGCCGTAGGTGTAGGACGAGAGCTCATGGTAGGGTGGGGGCTGAGGACTGTATGGGTGTGGGGCTGGGTACTGGTATGAGAAAGTGGGCAGTAGGGGCCAGGGGGTGGCTCCAGGCAGAGGAGCCAAAGTATCCTGGTCCGAAGCGCCACTGGAGCCATCGTTGTCATTAAGAGACAGGTTGACTAGGTCTGGAAGGCAGAGAAGAGATCAAGGATCACTGCGCTGAGAAGCCAGGATGCCAAGACATCGAATGAGGAACCGGGAACGGTTTCTCCACAACCATCTGTGGCAGGGGTTAATGGGAGAGCCTCTGATAAGGAATGTCCCACCTGCCACAGCCGTCAGGGCAGGAATGTGGCCAGAGCCACCCTTAGTCCCAcgcctcccctccccagcagACACAACCCTGAACCTGCGCACAGCTCATCCAGCACAACAGGGGTGTATGTCAACCCCCACGCCCATCATCAGCCAGTTCAGGGGCCAGTGAAGGACGCTTGCTGCTCAGCGTGCACAGCAGCCCCGGTTGGGTTTCTGGGCTAGGCCTCAGGCTGGAGACGCAGGACAAGGCCACCAGGGCCACTCTAGCTGGGCCAGGACAGGGGCACTCACAGCTCTCACAGCCACCACTGAGGTCTCCAAACACATAATAGCACTGCTCAGAGAAGGTGATCTTGTTCACAGTGTGCCGGATGAGGCCTGCCTTGAGGAGCCCACTGGCATACTTCCGGGCCTCACGCCGCTCGGGAAAGCCCTCCACGTGATGGTACAGCCAGTCCACCACATCCGAGCCTGGATTGCGGAAGACAGAGAAAGGCCTCAACTTCTTCTCTCTAGTTTTCACCCCCTTTCCCAGTTTtggcctcctcctcttcctcccccaccaCTTGCCCAGAGCCCAGCCACACCCAGGAAGGCGTTAGGGATGGTGATCTTGAGCCACATGCGGTCCCGAACTTCCAGTCCCGATTCTGGAGCGGCCATGGCCTTGGTCACAGACGCCATGTCTGTGTGGATAGAGAGGCCCCGGCCCTCACAGCCTGATGGAGGACAATCAGGGAGTCAGAGTTAGGACCAAGGCCCATGGAGCAGTGGAGTCACACCACAGCAGGTGGCCTTCCAGGGAGCGAGGATGAGATGGGCCGGCAGGCTCACCATCAGGAAGAGAGGATCCAGAGGTGATGGTActcatggacgaggagcctggatAAGCTGGGAAGGTGCCAGTCAGTGCAGCAGAGTGTGAGACCCAGGCAGCAGGGTCGATCGGCTGGATGGGCTCATCTGAAACAGCAAAGGCCACCAGGATGGTCACCTCTCAACCAGAGAGAGCCACCCCCGTCCCTCCTCAGACTCCTGTTCCAGCTCCGCTGTGCCCCCCTATCGTGCCACTCCCTGGAGCGTGGAGGCCAGGAGTACCCACTCCTGCCCTGTCCTCCTAGCTGTAGGACCCCTAAGCATCACTCACTTCGGGGGAGAGTGAAGTAGGCCTGGGGAGAGGGATCCCAGCACTTGGCCACCGTCAGCACAATGGGGCTGTGGGGAAGAGAAGGTCAGTCAAGTGGGGGTAAGGGCAGAGGCCTGAGGAGAGA is part of the Budorcas taxicolor isolate Tak-1 chromosome 19, Takin1.1, whole genome shotgun sequence genome and harbors:
- the ACADVL gene encoding very long-chain specific acyl-CoA dehydrogenase, mitochondrial isoform X1: MRAARMAPSMGRQLLRLRGGSSWSSALLGQPRPGPARRPYASGVAQAAVDQSDSQPSEASTREKRANSVSKSFAVGMFKGQLTTDQVFPYPSVLNEDQTQFLKELVGPVTRFFEEVNDAAKNDMLERVEETTMQGLKELGAFGLQVPNELGGVGLCNTQYARLVEIVGMYDLGVGIVLGAHQSIGFKGILLFGTKAQKEKYLPKLASGETIAAFCLTEPSSGSDAASIRSSAVPSPCGKYYTLNGSKIWISNGGLADIFTVFAKTPVTDTATGAVKEKITAFVVERSFGGVTHGPPEKKMGIKASNTAEVYFDGVRVPAENVLGEVGGGFKVAMHILNNGRFGMAAALAGTMKGIIAKAVDHAANRTQFGEKIHNFGLIQEKLARMAMLQYVTESMAYMVSANMDQGSTDFQIEAAISKIFGSEAAWKVTDECIQIMGGMGFMKEPGVERVLRDLRIFRIFEGTNDILRLFVALQGCMDKGKELSGLGNALKNPFGNAGLLLGEASKQLRRRAGLGSGLSLSGIVHQELSRSGELAVRALEQFATVVEAKLIKHKKDIINEQFLLQRLADSAIDLYAMVVVLSRASRSLSEGHPTAQHEKMLCDSWCIEAAARIRENMAALQSDPQQQELFRNFKSISKALVERGGVVTSNPLGF
- the ACADVL gene encoding very long-chain specific acyl-CoA dehydrogenase, mitochondrial isoform X2, with translation MRAARMAPSMGRQLLRLRGGSSWSSALLGQPRPGPARRPYASGVAQAAVDQSDSQPSEASTREKRANSVSKSFAVGMFKGQLTTDQVFPYPSVLNEDQTQFLKELVGPVTRFFEEVNDAAKNDMLERVEETTMQGLKELGAFGLQVPNELGGVGLCNTQYARLVEIVGMYDLGVGIVLGAHQSIGFKGILLFGTKAQKEKYLPKLASGETIAAFCLTEPSSGSDAASIRSSAVPSPCGKYYTLNGSKIWISNGGLADIFTVFAKTPVTDTATGAVKEKITAFVVERSFGGVTHGPPEKKMGIKASNTAEVYFDGVRVPAENVLGEVGGGFKVAMHILNNGRFGMAAALAGTMKGIIAKAVDHAANRTQFGEKIHNFGLIQEKLARMAMLQYVTEEPGVERVLRDLRIFRIFEGTNDILRLFVALQGCMDKGKELSGLGNALKNPFGNAGLLLGEASKQLRRRAGLGSGLSLSGIVHQELSRSGELAVRALEQFATVVEAKLIKHKKDIINEQFLLQRLADSAIDLYAMVVVLSRASRSLSEGHPTAQHEKMLCDSWCIEAAARIRENMAALQSDPQQQELFRNFKSISKALVERGGVVTSNPLGF
- the DVL2 gene encoding segment polarity protein dishevelled homolog DVL-2, coding for MAGSGAGGGGVGETKVIYHLDEEETPYLVKIPVPAERITLGDFKSVLQRPAGAKYFFKSMDQDFGVVKEEISDDSARLPCFNGRVVSWLVSSDNPQPEMAPPAHEPRTDLAPPPPPLPPLPPERTSGIGDSRPPSFHPNVSSSRENLEPETETESVVSLRRERPRRRDSSEHGAGGHRPSGPSRLERHLAGYESSSTLMTSELESTSLGDSDEDDTMSRFSSSTEQSSASRLLKRHRRRRKQRPPRLERASSFSSVTDSTMSLNIITVTLNMEKYNFLGISIVGQSNERGDGGIYIGSIMKGGAVAADGRIEPGDMLLQVNDMNFENMSNDDAVRVLRDIVHKPGPIVLTVAKCWDPSPQAYFTLPRNEPIQPIDPAAWVSHSAALTGTFPAYPGSSSMSTITSGSSLPDGCEGRGLSIHTDMASVTKAMAAPESGLEVRDRMWLKITIPNAFLGSDVVDWLYHHVEGFPERREARKYASGLLKAGLIRHTVNKITFSEQCYYVFGDLSGGCESYLVNLSLNDNDGSSGASDQDTLAPLPGATPWPLLPTFSYQYPAPHPYSPQPPPYHELSSYTYGGGSASSQHSEGSRSSGSTRSDGGAGRTGRPEDRAPESKSGSGSESEPSSRGGSLRRGGEPGGTGDGGPPPCRGSSGGAPNLRAHPGLHPYGPPPGMALPYNPMMVVMMPPPPPPVPPAVQPPGAPPVRDLGSVPPELTASRQSFHMAMGNPSEFFVDVM